A genomic region of Pelodiscus sinensis isolate JC-2024 chromosome 1, ASM4963464v1, whole genome shotgun sequence contains the following coding sequences:
- the VAMP1 gene encoding vesicle-associated membrane protein 1 isoform X4, which translates to MSLCFIRCDPAQQPTSQAPEQGALDGGPSGPLPNVTSNLWLQQSQAQMEEVVSIMRVNVDKVLDRDIRLTEMDSKADALETDASVFKTSAGRLKRKYWWKNCKMMIMLGVICAIVMAIVRVCSDVGGYSG; encoded by the exons ATGTCTCTTTGTTTCATCAGGTGTGATCCAGCTCAACAACCTACTTCTCAGGCACCAGAACAGGGGGCTCTTGATGGCGGTCCCTCTGGGCCTCTCCCTAATGTGACTAGTAATCTTTGGCTGCAGCAGTCCCAGGCCCAGATGGAAGAG gtgGTGAGCATAATGCGTGTGAATGTGGACAAAGTGCTGGATCGAGACATCAGACTGACAGAGATGGATAGCAAGGCAGATGCACTAGAGACTGATGCCTCAGTGTTTAAAACTAGTGCAGGACGGCTAAAGAGGAAGTACTGGTGGAAAAACTGTAAG ATGATGATCATGCTTGGAGTGATCTGTGCCATTGTGATGGCCATTGTAC
- the VAMP1 gene encoding vesicle-associated membrane protein 1 isoform X2 produces the protein MSLCFIRCDPAQQPTSQAPEQGALDGGPSGPLPNVTSNLWLQQSQAQMEEVVSIMRVNVDKVLDRDIRLTEMDSKADALETDASVFKTSAGRLKRKYWWKNCKVWIVCGCIQVKLGFIRQLYFVQLGLWFQHEAASSPLLEDDDHAWSDLCHCDGHCT, from the exons ATGTCTCTTTGTTTCATCAGGTGTGATCCAGCTCAACAACCTACTTCTCAGGCACCAGAACAGGGGGCTCTTGATGGCGGTCCCTCTGGGCCTCTCCCTAATGTGACTAGTAATCTTTGGCTGCAGCAGTCCCAGGCCCAGATGGAAGAG gtgGTGAGCATAATGCGTGTGAATGTGGACAAAGTGCTGGATCGAGACATCAGACTGACAGAGATGGATAGCAAGGCAGATGCACTAGAGACTGATGCCTCAGTGTTTAAAACTAGTGCAGGACGGCTAAAGAGGAAGTACTGGTGGAAAAACTGTAAG GTGTGGATAGTCTGTGGCTGCATCCAAGTGAAGCTGGGGTTTATAAGACAGTTGTACTTCGTACAGTTAGGGCTGTGGTTTCAGCATGAAGCTGCCTCAAGCCCTCTTTTGGAAG ATGATGATCATGCTTGGAGTGATCTGTGCCATTGTGATGGCCATTGTAC
- the MRPL51 gene encoding large ribosomal subunit protein mL51 has protein sequence MGTLPQLARWGLLSRSLPLVHAARSLHCGATSMIHVKKPSEPKEVDRWTEKRALFGVYDNIGILGDFQVHPKDLIIGPKWLRGWKGNELQRCIRKKKMVGDRMFDQDFKNLSKRISFLYRRFNRTGKHR, from the exons ATGGGGACTCTGCCGCAGCTGGCAAGATGGGGCCTGTTGAGCCGTAGCCTCCCTCTGGTCCACGCCGCCAGGAGCCTCCACTGTG GGGCGACCAGCATGATCCACGTGAAAAAGCCGTCTGAGCCTAAGGAGGTTGATCGCTGGACAGAGAAACGAGCCTTATTTGGGGTTTATGACAATATAGGAATTTTAG GAGACTTTCAGGTTCACCCCAAGGACTTGATCATAGGGCCTAAATGGCTGCGAGGCTGGAAGGGAAATGAACTGCAGAGATGTATCCGGAAGAAGAAAATGGTAGGCGATCGAATGTTTGACCAGGATTTCAAGAACCTTAGCAAAAGGATCAGTTTCCTGTACAGACGCTTCAATCGCACTGGAAAGCACCGCTAA